From a single Couchioplanes caeruleus genomic region:
- a CDS encoding FadR/GntR family transcriptional regulator has translation MNLTPVPRETLSGQVIARLRQQITSGAWPVGSRIPTEPELVAQLGVARNTVREAVRALAHNGLLDIRQGSGTYVAATSELAGVMQRRFAAADPAHVRELRGTLETAAAGMAARRRTDADLKLLSTLYDQREQAWSGGERDAFVDADSAFHLAVVAASHNEVLIELYADLGQVIRESLRGHFGASLRPEEYMDHSRLLEAVRAGDAEAASSEAATYTATCE, from the coding sequence ATGAATTTGACCCCGGTGCCGCGGGAGACCTTGTCCGGGCAGGTCATCGCCCGGCTCCGGCAGCAGATCACCTCGGGCGCATGGCCGGTCGGCTCGCGCATCCCGACCGAGCCGGAGCTGGTCGCGCAGCTCGGCGTGGCCCGCAACACGGTCCGCGAGGCGGTCCGGGCCCTCGCCCACAACGGGCTGCTCGACATCCGCCAGGGCTCGGGGACGTACGTGGCCGCCACCAGCGAGCTGGCCGGAGTCATGCAGCGACGCTTCGCGGCCGCCGACCCGGCGCACGTCCGGGAGCTGCGCGGCACGCTCGAGACCGCCGCGGCCGGAATGGCGGCGCGCCGCCGTACCGACGCGGACCTCAAACTCCTCTCGACCCTGTACGACCAGCGCGAACAGGCGTGGTCGGGCGGCGAGCGCGACGCTTTCGTGGACGCGGACTCGGCGTTCCACCTGGCTGTCGTGGCGGCCTCGCACAACGAGGTGCTGATCGAGCTCTACGCCGACCTGGGGCAGGTCATCCGCGAGTCGCTGCGCGGGCACTTCGGCGCCTCGCTGCGCCCGGAGGAGTACATGGACCACAGCCGCCTGCTGGAGGCCGTACGCGCCGGCGACGCCGAGGCCGCATCGTCCGAGGCAGCCACGTACACGGCGACCTGCGAGTGA
- a CDS encoding MFS transporter, producing MAMTSTDRADTRRRATPVLAVTALVLAAINLRPAVTSLGPVLEEVRASLGMSAAVAGLLTSVPAVCFALIGSTAPMLARRWGTGGAVAVGAVALVLGLAVRPFAGGTALFIALTALALAGIALANVLLPVVVKQRFPLKVGAMTGLYSVALNLGASTAAAVTVPLTGVLGGDWRLGLGVWALVAAVAVPPWIMLARDRVREDPQAAADVAPDMRLRHQPVAWALAVYFGLQSTAAYVIMGWLPQVFRDAGLSASTAGLLFAVTSVLGVPLSFALSAVAGRLPRQSGIAVGTGLFGIAGYAGLWAAPAAAPWVWAVLLGVSNCAFPLALTMIALRGRNTAVVVRLSAFAQSTGYLLSIPGPIIVGALYQHSGSWRVPLVLMAVLMVPQMIAGFLAGRDRQIG from the coding sequence ATGGCGATGACCAGCACCGACCGCGCGGACACCCGGCGTCGTGCCACCCCTGTCCTGGCAGTGACCGCGCTCGTGCTGGCCGCGATCAACCTGCGACCGGCCGTGACCAGCCTCGGGCCGGTGCTCGAAGAGGTTCGGGCGAGCCTCGGGATGAGCGCCGCGGTGGCGGGGTTGCTGACGTCCGTACCGGCCGTGTGCTTCGCGTTGATCGGGTCGACCGCGCCGATGCTCGCCCGCCGATGGGGCACGGGCGGTGCCGTCGCGGTGGGTGCCGTGGCGCTCGTGCTCGGCCTCGCCGTACGCCCCTTCGCCGGCGGGACCGCGCTCTTCATCGCGCTGACCGCGCTCGCGCTGGCCGGCATCGCGCTCGCCAACGTGCTGCTGCCGGTGGTCGTCAAGCAGCGCTTCCCTTTGAAGGTGGGGGCCATGACCGGCCTCTACAGCGTGGCGCTCAACCTCGGGGCGTCGACCGCGGCGGCCGTCACCGTGCCCCTGACCGGCGTGCTCGGCGGCGACTGGCGGCTCGGCCTCGGCGTGTGGGCCCTCGTCGCGGCGGTGGCCGTACCGCCGTGGATCATGCTCGCGCGGGACCGCGTACGGGAAGATCCGCAGGCGGCCGCGGACGTCGCGCCGGACATGCGGCTGCGGCACCAGCCCGTCGCGTGGGCTCTCGCCGTCTACTTCGGGCTGCAGTCCACCGCGGCGTACGTGATCATGGGTTGGCTCCCGCAGGTCTTCCGCGACGCCGGCCTGTCCGCGAGCACCGCCGGTCTGCTCTTCGCCGTCACCTCCGTGCTCGGCGTGCCGCTGTCGTTCGCCCTCTCGGCCGTCGCCGGCCGCCTCCCCCGGCAGAGCGGCATCGCCGTCGGCACCGGACTCTTCGGCATAGCCGGGTACGCCGGACTCTGGGCCGCCCCCGCCGCGGCGCCCTGGGTGTGGGCCGTGCTCCTCGGCGTCTCCAACTGCGCGTTCCCGCTGGCCCTCACGATGATCGCCCTGCGCGGGCGGAACACGGCGGTGGTCGTACGGCTCTCCGCGTTCGCGCAGAGCACCGGCTACCTGCTGTCCATCCCGGGCCCGATCATCGTCGGGGCGCTCTACCAGCACAGCGGCAGCTGGAGGGTACCGCTGGTGCTGATGGCCGTACTGATGGTTCCGCAGATGATCGCCGGCTTCCTCGCCGGCCGCGACCGTCAGATCGGCTGA